The sequence below is a genomic window from Streptomyces sp. NBC_00582.
TCCCGGGCACCGATCTTGGCGAGGATGCGGCTGACGTGGGACTTCACGGTGGTCTCGGCCAGGTGCAGGTGTTCGGCGACCTCGGCATTGCTGCATCCGGTGGCAACCGCGGTGAGAACCTCGATCTCACGTTCGGTGAGGGCTTCCAGCTGTCGCGCCTGCTCAGGAGTGTGCCCGGGCAAGCGCGTGGTGAAGGCGTCGATGAGTTTGCGGGTCAGGCCCGGTGAGATGACGGCGTCCCCGGCCGCGACCGCGCGGACACCGGCGAGGAGTTCTGCGGGCAGAGCGTCTTTGAGGAGGAAGCCGCTGGCTCCGGCACGCAGAGCGTCGTAGGCGTATTCGTCCAGGTCGAAGGTGGTCATGACCAGCACACGGGAGCGGCCACCGGACGTGACGATGCGTCGAGTCGCCTCGATGCCGTCCATGCCGGGCATGCGCACGTCCATCAGGACGACGTCCGGGTGTAGTTCGGCCGTCATACGCACCGCTTCAGCACCGTGCGTGGCCTCC
It includes:
- a CDS encoding response regulator; this encodes MTTVLIVDDQALQRLGFSMLMEQHPDLTVVGEATHGAEAVRMTAELHPDVVLMDVRMPGMDGIEATRRIVTSGGRSRVLVMTTFDLDEYAYDALRAGASGFLLKDALPAELLAGVRAVAAGDAVISPGLTRKLIDAFTTRLPGHTPEQARQLEALTEREIEVLTAVATGCSNAEVAEHLHLAETTVKSHVSRILAKIGARDRVQAVIFAYDVGLVRPA